The following proteins are co-located in the Sulfurospirillum deleyianum DSM 6946 genome:
- a CDS encoding phosphate signaling complex PhoU family protein: MLQKYEERLIEIKKMLLDLGAEITMASEKTLSGMESLDISRFDSAKTLLKNVENQANAIDNEIVVTLALFGPEAKDLRKMVAYLKITNELVKIAENIRSFSKRMALHLQSGISFASLHEYSAHLCKTSIQAVTLSISTIDIVDKEMLEDIYRKVKVEESKSDDLYSILEKNILSDIAKLIDQGADFIQILSTMRKLERMADRSVNIVQLMIFARVGGEMKTY, from the coding sequence ATGCTTCAAAAATATGAAGAGAGACTCATTGAAATCAAAAAAATGCTTTTAGACCTCGGCGCTGAGATTACGATGGCAAGTGAAAAAACACTCAGTGGCATGGAGAGTTTAGATATCAGTCGTTTTGACTCAGCCAAAACGCTTTTGAAAAATGTAGAAAACCAAGCCAATGCTATTGATAATGAAATTGTGGTAACCCTCGCACTTTTTGGTCCTGAAGCCAAAGATTTGCGTAAGATGGTTGCTTATCTTAAAATCACCAACGAATTGGTCAAAATCGCCGAAAATATTCGCAGTTTCAGTAAACGTATGGCGCTCCATTTACAAAGCGGTATCTCTTTTGCGTCCCTACACGAATACTCAGCGCACTTGTGTAAAACATCTATTCAAGCCGTCACCCTTTCTATCTCAACAATCGATATTGTGGATAAAGAGATGCTTGAAGATATCTATCGAAAAGTAAAAGTGGAAGAGAGCAAGAGCGATGATTTGTACTCCATTTTGGAAAAAAATATTTTAAGCGATATTGCCAAACTGATTGACCAAGGTGCCGATTTTATTCAGATTTTAAGTACGATGCGAAAACTTGAGCGCATGGCAGATAGAAGTGTCAATATCGTTCAACTCATGATTTTCGCCCGTGTGGGTGGAGAGATGAAGACCTATTAA
- a CDS encoding response regulator transcription factor, translating to MKQTILIIEDEEDLLELLEYNLQKEGYETLGFLNTKNVEKCLQEEPIDLLIVDRNLPGMEGSEFVKTLREKGFSQAVIFVTAKDSDAHIEEGFLRGGDDYLTKPYNMRELLLRIKAILARTAPYQQKTLSYRDLILDLEAHTLHVNTKEVELTKLEFDLLRTLIENKSSVLSREFLLEHVWKSDDFFQDKTVNVAINRLKGKIDPSKEKEYIKSVWGVGYSLC from the coding sequence ATGAAGCAGACCATTTTAATTATCGAAGATGAAGAGGATTTACTCGAACTTTTAGAGTATAACTTGCAAAAAGAGGGATATGAAACCTTAGGCTTTTTAAACACCAAAAACGTAGAAAAGTGTTTGCAAGAAGAGCCCATTGACCTTTTAATTGTCGATAGAAATCTTCCAGGGATGGAAGGCAGTGAATTTGTGAAAACCCTTCGGGAAAAGGGTTTCTCTCAAGCGGTGATTTTTGTCACCGCTAAAGACAGCGATGCGCACATCGAAGAGGGATTTTTACGAGGTGGGGATGATTATCTCACCAAACCGTACAATATGAGAGAGCTACTGCTTCGCATTAAAGCCATTTTAGCACGCACCGCACCTTATCAGCAAAAAACGCTCTCCTATCGTGATTTAATCCTTGATTTGGAAGCGCATACGTTACATGTAAACACCAAAGAAGTTGAACTGACCAAACTCGAATTTGACCTTTTACGCACCCTCATTGAAAACAAAAGCTCTGTTTTAAGCCGTGAATTTCTACTCGAACATGTCTGGAAAAGTGATGACTTTTTTCAAGATAAAACGGTCAATGTTGCCATCAACCGTCTCAAAGGAAAAATAGACCCCAGCAAAGAAAAAGAGTACATCAAATCCGTCTGGGGCGTAGGATACAGCTTATGCTAA
- a CDS encoding sensor histidine kinase, translating into MLMLHQHITRALLTLFLGTLFLSSIVSYFTIKTDNIETYQRQLIAYIKIIKHQLPSTPDTLESFATLIKEDSGIRFTLINEEGVVLVDSDKDSETMDNHAHREEIVKAQKIEFAHAIRFSDSIKSNFLYVAHRFEYNNQILFLRLAMNIGSIMHNFYELWVKIALIFTLSLLLGLYGAYHLSKKIRHEIDKIIANLQQIADKDYKITLSSHFCLEFLEISNYLKKLATKLEKRARQKRKYTAKIKLISQQRSDVISAISHEFKNSIASIMGYAQTLLDDPNASVQIKERFLGKIVQNGQKISTMIDRLALTTKFENGDFTTQSSSFDIVKITHDIAQSFREKNPTRTIECHLPPHYLINADRTMMELVITNLIDNALKYSDDTITICLEENALHVKDSGVGIKEDEIDKVTKKFYRSNSHSWDNSMGLGLALVNYILKLHNTSLEIQSTLGVGSDFSFKLPSNHSVL; encoded by the coding sequence ATGCTAATGCTTCACCAGCACATCACCCGTGCGCTTTTGACACTCTTTTTGGGCACGCTTTTTCTCTCAAGTATCGTGAGTTACTTTACCATTAAAACAGACAATATCGAAACCTATCAACGTCAATTAATCGCTTATATCAAAATCATCAAACACCAACTTCCCAGCACTCCTGACACACTTGAATCGTTTGCTACGCTCATTAAAGAAGATTCAGGGATTCGTTTTACCCTAATCAACGAAGAGGGTGTCGTTTTGGTCGATAGCGATAAAGACAGTGAAACGATGGACAACCACGCCCATCGTGAGGAGATAGTTAAAGCTCAAAAAATCGAATTTGCACATGCCATTCGCTTTTCTGATTCGATAAAAAGTAATTTTCTCTACGTTGCACACCGCTTTGAATATAATAACCAAATACTCTTTTTACGTCTGGCAATGAACATAGGCTCCATCATGCACAATTTTTACGAGCTCTGGGTCAAGATAGCGCTTATCTTTACGCTCAGCCTTCTTCTTGGTCTTTATGGCGCCTATCATCTCAGTAAAAAGATTCGTCATGAGATTGATAAAATCATTGCAAATCTGCAACAAATCGCCGATAAAGATTATAAAATCACCCTCTCCTCTCACTTTTGTTTAGAGTTCTTAGAAATTTCCAATTACCTTAAAAAACTTGCGACAAAACTAGAAAAACGTGCCCGTCAAAAACGCAAATACACCGCAAAAATCAAACTGATTTCCCAACAGCGAAGCGATGTTATCTCCGCTATTAGCCATGAGTTTAAAAATTCCATTGCCTCCATTATGGGATATGCGCAAACCCTGTTGGATGACCCCAATGCCAGTGTGCAAATCAAAGAGCGCTTTTTAGGAAAGATTGTTCAAAACGGTCAAAAAATTTCTACGATGATAGATCGTTTAGCCCTGACCACCAAATTTGAAAATGGGGATTTTACGACGCAAAGTAGCAGTTTTGATATCGTCAAAATAACCCACGACATTGCACAAAGTTTTCGAGAAAAAAACCCAACACGTACCATAGAATGCCATCTTCCTCCGCACTACCTCATCAACGCAGATCGTACGATGATGGAGCTGGTTATCACCAACTTAATTGACAATGCCCTTAAATATTCAGACGATACCATTACGATTTGCCTAGAAGAAAATGCTTTACATGTAAAAGATAGTGGCGTGGGCATTAAAGAAGATGAAATCGACAAAGTAACCAAAAAATTCTACCGTTCTAACTCACACTCATGGGATAACTCTATGGGACTTGGTTTAGCACTGGTCAATTACATCCTCAAACTTCACAACACCAGCCTAGAGATTCAAAGTACCTTAGGCGTTGGCTCTGATTTTTCATTTAAATTACCTTCAAACCATTCTGTACTATGA